From a single Dehalococcoidia bacterium genomic region:
- a CDS encoding amidase family protein, protein MTTATTTDLCFTSAAELLAGFRAGTLSPVEVTEAVLARIGRLNPALHAFLYVDADGALRAARAAEAAYRAGNAGALAGVPTSIKDLVQVRGMPMTYGSLLYKDYVPEADAWSVARLRAAGAVLLGKTNTPEFGSLPTNENRLGESARNPWNLGCTPGGSSGGAGAAVAAGLGPLALGTDFGGSIRIPAAMCGVPGFKPSLGRIARDTSFNLTGEFFSHEGPLARSVHDLALYMDGCAGPDVRDPFSQIGPAAAFAENVDALPRNLRVAWTPDLGYARCDGIYLEVCERAVRRFEGAVGTIAQAAPEGAGEGLEAWRVAGAAGNFSAERAALQREHAEDLTPVVRHGLQELEKTSLLQYFDALIALRQWRRRAATFFDQHDLLLTPALPNAAIPIGARTFTINGEEQPNTFGLIAFTAPFNGTGQPVASMPCGFTPDGLPVAVQIAGRFGDDLLVLQAARAFELAIPEGMQRPPFDG, encoded by the coding sequence CCCGGATTGGACGGCTGAACCCGGCGCTGCACGCCTTTCTGTACGTCGATGCCGACGGCGCCCTGCGCGCCGCCCGCGCCGCCGAGGCGGCCTACCGCGCCGGCAACGCCGGCGCGCTCGCGGGCGTGCCGACCTCGATCAAGGACCTGGTCCAGGTGCGCGGCATGCCGATGACCTACGGCTCGCTGTTGTACAAGGACTACGTACCAGAGGCCGACGCCTGGAGTGTGGCGCGGCTGCGCGCGGCCGGCGCCGTGCTGCTGGGCAAGACCAACACACCCGAGTTCGGCTCGTTGCCCACCAATGAGAACCGCCTGGGCGAATCGGCCCGCAACCCCTGGAACCTGGGATGCACGCCCGGCGGCTCCAGCGGTGGCGCCGGCGCGGCGGTCGCGGCCGGCCTCGGCCCGCTGGCGCTGGGCACCGACTTCGGCGGCTCGATCCGCATCCCCGCGGCGATGTGCGGCGTGCCGGGGTTCAAGCCCTCGCTGGGCCGCATCGCCCGCGACACGTCGTTCAACCTCACCGGCGAGTTCTTCTCGCACGAGGGGCCGCTGGCGCGAAGTGTGCACGACCTGGCGCTGTACATGGATGGCTGCGCCGGGCCGGATGTGCGCGATCCCTTCTCCCAGATCGGCCCCGCCGCCGCGTTTGCCGAAAACGTCGATGCGCTGCCGCGGAACCTACGCGTCGCCTGGACGCCGGACCTCGGCTACGCCCGCTGCGACGGCATCTATCTCGAAGTCTGCGAGCGGGCCGTGCGGCGCTTCGAGGGCGCGGTCGGCACGATCGCGCAGGCCGCGCCCGAAGGCGCCGGCGAGGGGCTTGAGGCCTGGCGCGTGGCCGGGGCCGCAGGCAACTTCAGCGCCGAGCGCGCGGCGCTGCAGCGCGAACACGCCGAAGACCTCACACCCGTCGTGCGCCACGGCCTGCAGGAGCTGGAGAAGACCTCACTCCTGCAGTACTTCGACGCCCTGATCGCGCTGCGGCAGTGGCGGCGGCGAGCGGCGACCTTCTTCGATCAGCACGATCTGCTGCTCACGCCGGCGCTGCCCAACGCCGCGATCCCGATCGGCGCCCGCACCTTCACGATCAACGGTGAAGAGCAACCCAACACCTTCGGCCTGATCGCCTTCACCGCGCCGTTCAATGGCACCGGCCAGCCGGTGGCCAGCATGCCCTGTGGCTTCACGCCGGACGGCCTGCCGGTGGCCGTGCAGATCGCCGGCCGCTTCGGCGACGATCTGCTGGTGCTGCAGGCGGCCCGCGCCTTCGAGCTGGCGATACCCGAGGGCATGCAGCGCCCGCCGTTTGACGGCTAG